The DNA sequence GAGCAGCAGATTGTAGTCATTATTTCACTGTATTCAGGTAAACTGGTTCCTCTCTAGTTGGATTGCGTTCTTtatgtagttgtggtgcagttttgcGATGATTTCTTTAGCTAGATACCGCAATATATGTCTTCTGTCTCTGTTGTTGTCTGTCTACTTGCAGGTGTTCTCCTGTTAACATggctgcccatcagctggacccttttGAGTGTTTAtggaacactgcacctggaaattaggctacctgtggtaaaaaaaaaaacaaaacaaaaaaacatctaagacagataagatttcaatttaactacccctccccctccctctttgcaaaatgattggatagacttccaattatttgtttaattgtatttaaaggCAAAGGAGGTCATTAAGAAAGTagtgtctaagattattttttaattgacgTTCTTAATGACCTCTTTAGTCGTGTCTAAGTAAAACTcgtgtttttgtgttattgtatgtatacatttaaaaaagtttttactttGGTTTATTATTCAACAAATGTctataaatgaacagaattagTCTTTACCACAGGACGTCTTTTGGGCCTCTACTGTAACTCATATACCCTCATAGCAATGGATATACAACTTTTatatctgaaaatgaattaaatgattAAGATAaccaaactgaaataataatttgcatAGTGGATTATTCACGTGACACGCACTAGCAACTATAGCTTAGCAAATTATTCACTAATATGCTTTAAGTATACATTAATATGACATTAAAATTATTGGGATTGTACAGTCCTATTAATGTACAGTGAAAGTCAGTCAATGTtctaatgaaaatgaacataacaggGTAATGGGTaacacagacacatttctgaCTTTGCATTACAAACAACGCCACACAGTAAAGTGTACATGCAGGAAAAGTCATTGCAGTCCTGAGTGTTCCGATGCCTTATGAATTAACTGAAAATGTATGAGAACTGAAAATAACCCAGGAGTCCATATACTATCATGGGTAAACAGTCAGCAGTAAAGAAatgaacataatattttatatgtatatatatatcttgcATCAAATTGGCACAATAGAGAGCTAGATTCACCAGTAGAATGCATGTCATTATTAACACACTGACAAATTTATTTAGGGACGAAACTACATGTCAGTTGTTGTTTTAAGAGTACGTGCTAGAATGAAGCCTGGGATTATTACTTCTCTTCTATCTTTTTCTACTAGAGTAATGTGGTTTCAAATTTAGCCATTTCGAATTAATCTTCCTATCGTGACATCTAACAGTAAATATTGATGTCTGACAAGCATTTGTGTAATCCATTACTTCTTACTCCACTTGTTACTCACTTAGTAAGGTCAAACTGAGTGCCAGGAAAGAGAAATCGTTTGCTTTACTTTTAATCAACACTAAAATACACAATATGTATTAAAgataaatttaatttgcaaGAATATTTAACATAATTCATTGGCACTCTGGCAGGGCCTGGCttctcttttattattattatttttaaaaaaaaggaattttccttcctctcaaacacaacaaaaaactaaGCAATGCAATAGCTTCCTTCAAATAATCAGAACAAATCAACCAAAAAACTGAACCTGACAGCtcagaattgaaaaaaaataagtaaatatttatttttggccatCCAAGCAGAACCATGATGTACTGTATTTAGTGACATCAGTGCATGCATAACAGGTGGCAGCCATCAAACTGGGATGAGTATCTTGTGCAATTATCCTAAGCGATGTTTTCAACATAAGTGACCTTGTGACAGCCATCACACATCAAGCAAAGGTCAATTATTTACAGTCATATTGTTCAGTCCTAGTGCGTGTGTGGTAGGTCCTGACGATAGACTCTTTGTTTCATAAAGTAAATATGGTGAATAAGCCTTGCATTTTTAGTCATCCATTCTATTTTGGAGGTATTTCAAGTATACACAACTTTTTAAGCAATGAAGTGTGTGCTTGACTGTTCCATCATAATGTGGGTGTGTTGACAAATCATATGCTGAGTGACAGATGAGAGCCCATTCTCTGTGTCAGGGAGAGACAGCTCAGAGACATGCAATTATCTGTACCACTCTGAGTTTAGTACCTAGATGCATCTGGATTGTGCATTGAATCCACTGTGAGGCAGGGAAACCCCTGTCCATGGCTGGGATACAAATATGGATGAATGAAACACTAATACAGAAAGCTTAATTACATCGACAGCTCTATATATTGGACTGGGATAATGTATCAGCAAGCAATCATGCGCAGAAGTTTGGCTGGTATGGAATTTGCAAGGTCATAATGGTAAACCTAAATCACAcagtaataaatgaaatgtgacCTTAGGCTTCATGAGTCGCTCTGACTGTGAAGGCACTCTCCCTGAGTGCAGGCTGAGTTCTGTAGCCATGACATCGTAGCCTGCAGTTTGGAGCTTAGGAGTTGCCACATGATGACTTTGGCTGGAATTCCAGAGTCGTGTGATAGGATAGGGTTTCAGGTTGGCTACGGTTGCTAGGGGCAACCGTCAGTGTCTATTTGGATATCACATTCTCTACATCCATTATAGTGCCCGCCAAAGCCCTTTGCTCATGTTGGGATGCCATAAGGAATTCACTCAGCTTGTATTCTTTCCTATAGTTTTCACAccgctactactactgctactactactactactactacttctactactactactactactactactaataataataataataataataacaacaacaacaataataatagttattattataatgattattattgagGCTAAAGAGCATCATGGCCTGTAAAATGTCTGGTGCTGTATGCTGTATGGGAGTAAGAGCACCCGAGCCTGAAAGGTTTGTGATTTACATGCAGACGGCAGCACGAATCCACCGTTTGCGTCACTGACaaagaaatttattttaaggCAATTAAGGGTATGAATTAAACCAGGAAGTAGATGACCAAGTAATTAAAAATAGCATGATATGTATTGCAGGAGCGTGTTCAGGAAGAACGTCTCGAACcttttaaatcatatttcaatTTTTGGTCACATTTCATTGGCAAGATATGAATAGCTTTGAAATTTATATAGTGgattaataatttataatacTTAAGCTGTCATCAAAGCTTAACTGAAAATACAGATTTAAGAGCTTAAGAGCTGAGGGAGGACATGTATATTGCTCTTGTTGCCTTCAAGAGctgaaatttcacatttttagtCAATGATATAGTCTCTAAGAATCCTACATTTATAAGGACTTCCTACAGTCTTGTTACTCCAGATGATAGCAAAATATTTACTAGTATGATCCAGGTGCAATTACAATCAAGTCCTTATGAAATTTAGCACAGACAATGAACATTTTGCTCAAAGATTTTTGTATCCTTGTGATACAACAGGCACATAATCTGCTTTCAACACTTGTGCGGTGTCATAATGCTTTCCCCTTACTTTTATCCTGAATTCTGATTGGGTCATAaagttgtttattgttttatgtcaGAGGAGCTCACACCTGGAGGTTAGAGAATTTCATTGTGCAGAGAATGTTGTGTCTGATTGATTGCATTACAATTCTCTAATCTCTACTGATTACTCTGGTGAATTCTAATTGGATGCAATCATATTACCAAGGTGGAAATAATCTGTTCGGGACTATCTGAATACCAAACTCTATCAATAGGTATAGTTTTTCTCACCTGTTCCACtacatttattgtaaataattatgttttttttctataacTTTctctaaagaaaaacaaaaaacaaaaaacaaaacattcctaattatttccaaaaaatggAATGGAACAGACAAGCACGCCTTAGCATTCATACAGTATAAGCCCAATCAGAATGTGTTCGATATGTTCCCCATTCACTCTAAATGTACCTAAAAATGATTATAATGTAGATTGGGATAATTTTTCTACACAATTCAGCAAGGCATGGTGCCTTGATGAGCTGTTAAATACAAACTAGTGAATAGCAGTGCACATGTAACATTTCCAAATATGCCACACTCTGACCATAAATCTGAACACTCAAGCCCAGTACTAATCCCTTGGTATACACACAGCTGCGTAAAGTTGATCTGAAGACAGAATACACAGTTAAAAACACCTCTAAACCGGCAGATTAAAATTTTAGGATTTTATATCTtggcatttttaaagaaaaaacatgtaacATACATCTATATCTACCCTTATAGTGCctgcaaaacatttaatctgGTCTCATAATACTTAGCAGAGCATATATACTTTATACTAGCCACAGTATAAATGTTATCTCTTTGAATGCATTTTGACAGAATTTTCTCTGATTGTATAATAGCGAGGTTGAAGGTCCTGGTCAAAGGCTTAAATATAATGATACAAGCTAGGGGAACATGCTGGAAGCTTTTGAGACTTGCAGCCTGTTTTTAAAACGTATTACAGCTGCTTTCTGCAAACCTGCGCCATTGGTtggtgtaattttatttatttatttatttaattatttacttacCCAATGCATCCCAAAGTGTTCATAGTTGAGGAAATTGGAAGGGATGAGGATGGCTCCATTCTGAAAGACTGAACACATGGTGGATGTTAGAGGCTTGAATGCCTATGACAACCTCAAGTGTTTTACACTCAATGAGGCGGTTGTTAGTAATGACCTTCCATTGCCAACACAAGATAGATTTTATTCTCTGGAATGCAATGCTCAGTCAACCTTACCTGCAGGGATCACATAGCCTATGATTGGGATCACATTGAAAGAGAGAGCCAAGAAAAAAATTTCTATAGCTGTGCATTCTTTGTCTTGAGAGAGAACTTCAAATCTTATTCACATCTTAAATCACAAGTTGATTGGGAGATGGCTAATAATTTATTGCTTCTCTTTTGAAAGATATTCACTTTACTGTGCTTGATCATTGTgtttagaaaaaataattttcattacaGCATTGAATGAAGTCACATGACATGcacataacaaaatgtgtatGCAAAATGTGTATGCAGACTAAAAGAAGCTTTGATCATTCTAATTATGGTATTTAGAAAATATAACTTTCTCAAGGAATATTTTAGATGAACTGGTGCCGATCCTCATGTATAATCTGCAAAATATTTGTATCTTTGCAAATATTTGTATCCTTACACCATGGATCAAATTGTTTCCAAAGAACCAGTTACTGTACATTAGCCTATTCCATATTTTAGATGTATTACTCATGTAGTCTCAGGAAGGCTAATGCAATGGAAATGTGACAACTACTGTGGAATGTTCCTATTTTTCATAATGTCAATGACTTAAgacttacattgcattttttccttattttttgcTCTGTGCTCAACAAATTGGTATAAGACGCTTTAATTAAATACAGactattttatttactatttgttttcaattatatGTTTCTTATTTTAGGTGAATGGCTAAGtacttatttatataaataactTTGCATTGTCACTGAAAACTCGTTCGGTCGTTTGCTCTTTCATGAGCAATCTTCAGAGGCTGTGAGGATTAGCCTTTAGTCTTCAACGGGGCTTAAGTCTTAAGGCATCTGTCACGTTACAAAGTACGCCTCTCAGTTTGTTGAACTGTGATTCCTTCCATGCCCTCGTCACAACCACGCAAGTTTGTACGGTTAGCCTATAGTGAGTACAGACTTATCGATAgatctttgtttttaaatgcaatcgGCATTCTATAAAAGGGGCGTTCTAGTCACTGGATCTCTACTTTCGTCTACAAGCGCTGGAGAGGTGCGATGTCTGTGACTTTCAGGGTTCCGTTGTATTTCTTCTTGCTGAGCCTTTCAGCTCTCAAGGGACAAACCCGATACCTGGAGGTAAGATTGTACGAGCGCGGATTTACTGTCCTTTTTAAAGTTACCGTGCATTTTGATCGCGTTTTTGGAGTTCAGGCTAGTTCACAATTCTAACGAAATAAAGTAATGATTGtatcaaatgtattttgcatGCACCTGTGTGTATAGCTTAGCCTACTGTAATTTACTGCAGAGGTGGATATCGGATccgtattcattcattcaagacTCCCTTTCATTATTGACCACTTCATGAAAATGACTTTAGTTACCCTGCTTAATGAATCAATCGCAACGTTTTTATCACATCAACaataatttgcattatttttcaagatTGCATATAGGCTATATCGTCTCACTTTTCTTATAAAATTTCTGTTTTCAGGAAAATGAAATTACTCCAGAGGGATTATTCTCACTTCTGAATTCCGAACTCAAAAGGGAATTGTCTGAGGATTTTATATACCGTAGACCTCTACGTAAGTAACTATGtatgtttaaagtttaaagaTGTTGTCAAGCCAAAAGTATGACATGGTCATACttgctcattttttattgttatagtCCATGTATAAAACAATAGTCTGCTTAATGTATGGAAgccacatttatttcattaggtTACTTCATTGAGATATTATTCTGAGTCAAAATTATTGCATGcactgaatttatatatatatatatatactaaatGTCACAAGTGTACTTGACTCATGAAGATTAAAAGATCACAATtattatacaataaaaatgcaattacattctTTTACAGTACTAGCCTAAAGACTGTATATTGAGTCCCAGCTGATGTTGGTGTGAGAGATTGTTAGAGGGCTGACAGGTCTGCTGTTTTGTGTCAGGATGTCTGGACATGCTGGCGACGGACGGGCAGTTCACCTTCGCCGCAGACCGCCCGCAGCTCAACTGCGCAGCCTTCTTCATTGGCGAACCCAATGAGATGATCAGCATAGCGTACGACAACGTGAACATCGACTGTGACGGCGGGGATTTCATCAAGGTAATGCACCTCCACTGCGGCTGTGTCTTCAACCACGGAGGACAGCACTGCCTGTCCCCCGCGACCTGTCTGTTCTTCACCTCAGCTGTGAGGATCAGCTGAACATGCATGTCATCTCTTATTGCACTGTAATGGACTCGTGTCACCAAGGTGATCATGGGAGAATGGGGTCTCTTCTGCCTTTTTCAGTAACCATTTTGTATTCAATTTGCAATCAGGATAATTCAACAAACCGCAAGAGTTTATGTATTCTCTGAGAGTGGGATTGTAGTGAGTTGAGTGGACCAATGTTTCTTGCAGGTATTTGATGGCTGGGTTATGAAAGGTGAGAAGTTCCCCAGTTCCCAAGaccaccctctccctctgtacGAGCGATACATCGACTTCTGCGAGACTGGCTCGGTCAGGAGAGTGGTCCGCTCCTCACAGAATGTGGCCATGATCTTCTTCCGCATACACAACGCCGAGAGTGGATTCAGCATCACTGTGAAGAAACTCCTCAACCCCTTCCGTGagttccccctcctccctccaggaaaaaaaaaaagaaaatgaaaaaggaaaataacacatttttgtaCGCTCTCCTGACAGTCTGCTGCTTGGGGgagattcaaaaacaaaaatcgaTTGTACGGCcaatgtttgtgtgcagtgtgagcatATAGTCCAATAGCTTTTCCCCTCTGTGTTGAGTCATATGCATAAATGGTCTGTAAGCAATTTAGTTTGATCCTCTTCGCTACATCTGCCTTCATGCAGACTGATTTTCAATGGGAGATGACATGCAGAAAGGAATGTTATGTGCCTTAAACATTGTGCCTCATATTggaatttattaatatttactgTGAAGATATTAGGACATGAGACATATGGTCTAACAAAACCAATAAGTTCTTCTATGAACAattttcaatgtgttttttagccatatatatatatgtcacaTAATGTTGTAAAGATGATAATTTTCCAAAGGAAGACGCATGATTTCCAGTTATATGATGTAATAACATAATACAGAAGGTGGATAAGAACATGGTTTAATAGCAGAAAACAATTCATATAATTTTGcattatgaaataattatttttgtgccaACACTCAAATTCATCCATgctataattaatattttgaccAAATGCTAAGATGTCACCCAAATCTGTATATGAAATTACATCATCGTAAAAACATGGCCTACGTCATGAGTTACAAATTCATGCTTGAATAGTCATAGCTAAAGTGCATTTATTGTGGCTTTATTGGTGAAGCGcatctaataatgtaatataaacagGAAATGTACAGACGAATTGTAAGCTCAATAAATCAGACATGACTGGAACCATTACTGCTTCTAAAGGTGAGAGTAAACAGAgagttttgtatgtttgtgtgtctgtctgtctgtctgtgtgggtgtgtgtgcatgtgcttgtgtgtgtgtgagggagagagagagaaagagagagagagcattcgTGTGTTTACTAAATGTTTCATAATTAAAACGTATCATTGTTCTAATTGTAATACCTCAGTTTATTTGCTTAAGCCAACATTATCCTTGATTTTACGCTTATCTATCCTCCAGCCTGCAACATAATCTCACAGACCCCAGAGGGCAGCTTCACAATGGTG is a window from the Anguilla anguilla isolate fAngAng1 chromosome 14, fAngAng1.pri, whole genome shotgun sequence genome containing:
- the crhbp gene encoding corticotropin-releasing factor-binding protein — protein: MSVTFRVPLYFFLLSLSALKGQTRYLEENEITPEGLFSLLNSELKRELSEDFIYRRPLRCLDMLATDGQFTFAADRPQLNCAAFFIGEPNEMISIAYDNVNIDCDGGDFIKVFDGWVMKGEKFPSSQDHPLPLYERYIDFCETGSVRRVVRSSQNVAMIFFRIHNAESGFSITVKKLLNPFPCNIISQTPEGSFTMVIPQQHKNCSFSIIYPVEIQIAELSLGHFNDFPVKRVVPGCAGAGDFVELLGGNGVDTSKMFPVADLCYSFSGPAQMKIGCENTVVRMVSSGKFVNRVTFQYRLLDRSELQKIKGNNVEDFCFTE